The sequence below is a genomic window from Pseudomonadota bacterium.
AATTGATCAAGAGGAATACTTTCGGCTTTCATTAAAAAATTACTATGAACAATCACTGATAAAAACTCTGATAAACAGAAAGATGGAATCGATCTCCGTTGATGTCACCGAAGATGAAATAGGTAAATACTTATCGCTCATTGGATCAACAATCAATTTAACCGAATACCGTTTCAACAATAAAAAAGAAGCAGTAAACGGTTCTTACGAAAACGGCGCCCGGCTCGACCTGCAATTTAACAATTTATCAAACGAACTCAAATATATGGTCGTGATCACAGAAGAAGGCAGCATGACCACTCCGCTCAAATCAGGCGACTTCTTCATCGTTTACCGGGTTGAATCAATAACCGGTCCAAAAACAATTCCCTCGCAAGCGCCATCAAACCAAGAAATTAAAGCAATTCTCACCAAGAACAAAAAAACCAGTGCAATTAATACATGGACTTCTTTATTGGAAAGTGAAGCTTCCATTCAAAATTTCATTACAAAAAAAGATTAGTAAACTCCGAGAGATTCTTCTGCACTTTTCATCATGCGCCGGAAAGAAAAAAAATAAACAGCCCCTTTTTTCCTCAACCAAAACTTACGGGATCGTAAAAGTGAAACACCACTACATGAGAAGAAATTATTTCATCAAGAAGAACCTTCAGGGAAAATACATTTTCAGTTATTTCATTTTCTTTTTGATCGGCTGCGGCGGCCTGGCGGCAATTCTAGCCCTCTCCATCCCTGATTCCATGACAATCACCTATGACAACAACGATCTGCAGATGGGCAATACCTCAATATTTTTCATTAAAAGCCTGCTGAGTACCCACTGGATTACAATACTTTCCGGAGGGCTTGCAATCGTTGTTGGCGCCTTGATCATAACCCACAGAGTTGCCGGACCGCTTTACAAGATTGAAGCGCTGTATGATTTGATGCTTGAAGGCAATTTGTCAGAGGGAATCAGTTTCCGGAAAAATGATGAAGGGCATGAACTGGCCGACAAAATTACCCGCTTTAATTTCCTGATCGCAGAAAAGATTTCCAACGTGCAGGACTATTCTGACGAAATTACCGCCTCACTTAATGCACTCGCGAACTCACAGGAGTCATTGCCGGATTCAAGCAATTTCCAGGCTGAAATCCAAAAAATCACCGAATTAAATACGCAGATCAGTGATTCCGTCTCATTGTTCACTGTGAATAAACCGTGAGCCCTTTTTCAAATCTCAACAGCATTAAACTTTCACAGTGAACACTAATACCAAAACAGTTAATTCATATGCCGTCACCCTGGCAATACTGATTATTGTTTCCTGGGCACATCCCTGTCACGCAGAGGAAATCCGATCCAGATTCACAACTATCGATTTTGGTGACGAAATCACGCTCCAGGAACTCAACCGGAATCTGTTAATCGACAATCTGGAATACATGCTGAAAAACAAGACTTCGCTGACGATTTCCGAAGAGGTGGCTGATAAACTGGATGTAATTGTCGAAAAGGTTGAGGAGGTCTTGGAAATGTTTCCGGAAAACCTTCAATTCAAGGTTGTACTCTTACCGACCAGTCTGGATGTTCAGAATCTGCACAGGGAAAAATACGGGAGAAAAGTCCCTTATATCGCGTTCTACGCCCCTCGCGACAACACCGTTTATATATCGACCCAGGATGCATCTCTTGCAGTTATTACCCACGAGATCGCCCATGTGGTCTTGACCCACTATCTTGAAGTATCACCCTCTTCAAAAATCCACGAAGTTCTCGCCCAGTATGCCGAACAGCATATTGTTCAGTAATTGAAGCTCCCCTTCCAGCACTAAACAAAATAATGTAGAATAGCGCATATGCATGAAATGTCACTGGCGATGAATATCGTTGAAATCGCCACCCAAAATGGGCTGGCGGAAAATGCCGGAAAAATAAACATGGTTGAGCTTGAAATCGGCAGCCTTGCCGGTGTAATGGTTGAAGCGCTCACCTTCTGTTTTGAAGCGGCGACAAAAGGGACCCTTGCTGAAGGTGCAGCGCTTCAGATCAATGATGTACAGGCCAAGGCAAAGTGCACAAAATGCGGAACATTATTTTTTATCCAATCCCATTTTGATGATTGTCCGGACTGCGGCAACCCTGCCGCCGAGATAATCCAGGGAATGGATTTAAAAATTATTTCAATCACGGTTGATGAATAAAAAAATTAGCTCATTTACCCAAATCATTTCTCCGATAAAGGCGAAACCTGTTATGTGCGACACATGCGGCTGCAGTCACTCAAAAATTTCTCTCACCGTCAAAGCACCCGGCGCAAAATCCATACATGATCATTATCATTCGCCCCAGAAGAAAATTGAAATCCAAGAGGATGTTCTTTCCAAAAACAATCTCCTGGCCCAGGAGAACCGGCGATTTCTTAAAAATAAAAACATCAGGACCTTTAATCTCGTAAGTTCGCCGGGATCAGGCAAAACAACCCTTCTTGAAAAAACAATTATTGCCCTTAAAAAAAATCTCTCGATTGCAGTGATCGAAGGCGATCAGCAGACATTCCGTGATGCGGAACGCATAGAAGCCACAGGAGTCCCTGCGGTGCAGATCAATACAGGAACCGGTTGTCATCTTGATGCGGAGATGATTGCCAGAGCATTGCAAAGCCTTCCGCTGCAAGACAACTCCCTGCTGTTTATTGAAAATGTCGGAAATCTCGTGTGCCCGGCGATGTTCGACCTTGGCGAGGATGCCAAGATCGTCATCATCAGTGTCACTGAGGGCGATGACAAACCCCTGAAATATCCAGGCATGTTTCATGCCGCAGATATCTGCGTCATCACCAAGACCGATCTTTCACCCTATGTTGATTTTGAGATTGCGGCGTGCAAGGAAAATGCCCTGGCCGTCAATCCCCGCTTGAAATTCTTCATCCTCTCCGCCAAAACCGGTGAAGGCATGGGTGAATGGCTGGACTGGCTAAGCCATCGATAAAAAAATCACTGGCCGCGACGACTTTTGGAGAGGTTCACATCAATCTCTTTCATTTTCGCCAGGGCTTCGCTGACCTGTTGGAGTTGCGATTCGAGGGCTTCAATCTGCAATTTTTTGTCCGCGAGTTCAGCTGATATATTATTGTTTCCCAAAAGAAGTTGGCGGTTTTCGGCGACCAGTAGACCGTTTTCCTTTTGCGCCTGCGCCATTTCTTTCTGAAGTTCAAGTATCTGCTCAACCAAGCCCAAAGAGTGAGCCACCCGTTCCTGCTCTGCAGCCGACACATCTGAATTGAGAATTTTCCTGTACCAGGCAAAAGCCTTCTGGATATCCATCTCAGGATTATTAAAATTGCTGTATAGAGCCGCGGTTTTGAGGGACGCGGTCAAGGCGATTTTTGTGGATGGATATTTCTGGGTAAGAGCGAGATACTCCTGGGTTGCTTCAGGAAATTTCCTTTCATCTTCAAGACGTTGCGCACGTTCGAATTCAAGTCCCGCTAATCTTTTTTCTTCAAAACTCTGGAGAATCGGCGCGCATCCACCGAAAATGAGAAATAACACAATGATACAAGAACAAAGCTTAATCATAGACCAGTTTCCCGTCTGCCGGGGCTGGCAATTGATTCAATGAAGCAGACTGAGGGTCCCAGGGAAGCTCAACAGTAAACACCGAGCCCTTGCCTTCCAGACTTTCAACCCTGACATTGCCGCCGTGCCCCTCGACAAAGGCCTTGACCATTGCCAGACCCAGACCGGTCCCCATGACCTTTTTATGCGCCTTATTCCTGACCCGATAAAACTTGGTAAAAACATGTTCAAACGCTTCAGCGGGAATACCGACGCCCTGATCCCGGACCTGTATTTCCAGAAAAAAACCTTTAGACGCAACGTCAACATGCACCGCTCCTCCCGCAAGGGAGTATTTTACCGCATTGCTCAAAAGGTTTCGCAAAACGATGCAGATCTTGTCCGGGTCAACCTTGATTTTCGGCAGATTCTGCGCGACGGAATAATTCAGGGCAATTTCGTTTCGCTCAGCAACTATCTTCATTTCATGGACAATCTCCCGGACCAGATCACCCAGGTCAAGGGATTTCAATGAATAGGTCATCATGCCCGCTTCGACTTTGGCGATATCAAGATACTGATCACTGAAAGCGGCGATCATATTGGTGGAATCCCGGATTGAAGTAAGAAGATTCTGCTGTTTACTATTGATCTCGCCGAGTCGTTGGCCTTCAAGAATTTCATTCGCAGTCAGGATAGTCTGAAGCGGCGTCCGCAGTTCATGGGAAATCTGCTGCATCATCTCGGCTTTGAGTTCGTTTGATTTCATAAGCCGTTCACCCATTTCATTAAACGCCCGGGCAAGCAATTCAGTCTCATCGCCGGTGTCGACGATTACCGGATCAAACCGGCCTTGAGTGATTTTCGCCGTGCCTCGGATCAGCTTGGCAATCGGCCTTGTGATGGTCCGGGCGATAAGCAGGGCGATAACCGTCGCTCCGACAAAGGAAAAAATGACCAGGAACAAAGCCACATGCGACGACCTACGGGTAGTGGACTCAACCCTGGCCATGGCATCGCCGATTGTAAGCTGGTTCAAACTGATCAGGTGATCCAGCGTCCGGTGTTGAAGTCCAAGTGCCTTCAGCCAGTTATCTACAGCCTGGATGGTCCCGACGCTGCCGGGATTCTGCCGCATGGAACTGAATT
It includes:
- a CDS encoding methyl-accepting chemotaxis protein, with the protein product MRRNYFIKKNLQGKYIFSYFIFFLIGCGGLAAILALSIPDSMTITYDNNDLQMGNTSIFFIKSLLSTHWITILSGGLAIVVGALIITHRVAGPLYKIEALYDLMLEGNLSEGISFRKNDEGHELADKITRFNFLIAEKISNVQDYSDEITASLNALANSQESLPDSSNFQAEIQKITELNTQISDSVSLFTVNKP
- the hypB gene encoding hydrogenase nickel incorporation protein HypB; the protein is MCDTCGCSHSKISLTVKAPGAKSIHDHYHSPQKKIEIQEDVLSKNNLLAQENRRFLKNKNIRTFNLVSSPGSGKTTLLEKTIIALKKNLSIAVIEGDQQTFRDAERIEATGVPAVQINTGTGCHLDAEMIARALQSLPLQDNSLLFIENVGNLVCPAMFDLGEDAKIVIISVTEGDDKPLKYPGMFHAADICVITKTDLSPYVDFEIAACKENALAVNPRLKFFILSAKTGEGMGEWLDWLSHR
- a CDS encoding HAMP domain-containing protein; amino-acid sequence: MKLTIYQKLMLGFASIIGIMVISSAYILIALESVSDSAKVTLSSNVRSIDLAKQLQIDLFDEEGYLQKYLISKDQAYYDLFFEVSGRFARNIRALRNAQADPAMQSLVNNIGSTHEYFVMEFSSMRQNPGSVGTIQAVDNWLKALGLQHRTLDHLISLNQLTIGDAMARVESTTRRSSHVALFLVIFSFVGATVIALLIARTITRPIAKLIRGTAKITQGRFDPVIVDTGDETELLARAFNEMGERLMKSNELKAEMMQQISHELRTPLQTILTANEILEGQRLGEINSKQQNLLTSIRDSTNMIAAFSDQYLDIAKVEAGMMTYSLKSLDLGDLVREIVHEMKIVAERNEIALNYSVAQNLPKIKVDPDKICIVLRNLLSNAVKYSLAGGAVHVDVASKGFFLEIQVRDQGVGIPAEAFEHVFTKFYRVRNKAHKKVMGTGLGLAMVKAFVEGHGGNVRVESLEGKGSVFTVELPWDPQSASLNQLPAPADGKLVYD
- the hypA gene encoding hydrogenase maturation nickel metallochaperone HypA — its product is MSLAMNIVEIATQNGLAENAGKINMVELEIGSLAGVMVEALTFCFEAATKGTLAEGAALQINDVQAKAKCTKCGTLFFIQSHFDDCPDCGNPAAEIIQGMDLKIISITVDE